CATACTCAAGTACGCAAATTATAGGGCAAAATTCAATAATTTCCATTTTGTCCTACAAATGTACAGACGTTCTGGAACAATAATCAGGGCCTGTATAATGTAGTGGTTCGTTTTGCTCGATTCTATTCCTTCCTTATCAACCTCCATTCACAATAGGCAGATCTTGGTAATAACGTTGGTGGAGTGCCGCTCGGACCACTTACAAGATTAAAAAAGGAAAATTATGTTGGAATAGGATCGTGTCATTATTTCGGTCCAGTGCTGATAGATTACAACCGATTGCAGCTTCTCATTCCAAACTTTCGCGTTTGTGGCTGAATCAGAAGCGTTGCAAACAATTACTgaaccctctttttttttttcgtaattttcAGCGTTATACGGTGGTTCGTAGTTGGTTTCCCCAGTGTTGTTGGCAAGAAAAAGCAAGGCATCTAgattatatttggcgaaaataagggGCACATTATGGGACAgggtaatgtgtaggcaaagttcaaagtgtgCGGGTTAATTGCGGAttttgcaataaattacataTGCAAGGGCTCTGGAGCGCTGCGAATGTGTTTTACGAGCGGAGCAAAATTTTGCCACCGAGATCAAACTTAGCAAACATCGGGGCAACGCTTGGCAGATATGTGTGCAAAGTTATATGCATGCGGATCAAATACAGGcattggaataaaaaaaaaaaatgacgcaccAATCCTCTTAAAGTCAGcctcacttttaaacacaagtgcattgctgggaagacattatTCAAGGGGCTATATAGGCCATCTTAtatcaaaatatgaaggccctaggtccttttttattttatcaattgtttgctgttgccccgaggtgcatgcgtgtccaaaacgcattaggcaggcgggctaagtcccagtttgaccttggctgagcttgaaggtcagatttacggaaccaggcgttttctgggtttgtacatgaagtagtagagctatcgctctaaaactTTTTTAGCTTGTGCTCGGAAGCGTTATATGGTCATTTTACGCTGTTTTCCAATGTCCCAAGGGAATTTCATGTTACACCAAGTTTATATTTCTTTAAAGAAGAGAAATGTTGTGGGTTTGTGTTTGCAAAGTTCGAAGTGTTTGACTTAATGGTGGCCTTTGTAATAAATTATGCATTCAAGTGCTCCGGAGCGTTATACTTTTATAGCAAAGTTTAACGAGTGGCGCAAACTTTAGCCCGTTGCCCTGACGTGCCTACGAATGGCACTAACATCAAACTTAGCAGAAATGGTCGGATTACTACGGCCAATCAGTGTGCGAAGTTAAAGACGTGTGTATGTATCGCAGCCCTTTGTAGAAAATTGGCTATCCTAGCAACCCACTCCATACAGCCGTTATCCGCAATGTTTCCCATAATCTTAAAAAAACACTGTACATGACACGAGTTCACATTCAAAGGAAATGGGGTGGTTAAGTGTAATGTGTGGCAAGATTATAACTTTGACTCATGAGGGTTGCAAGTAACTgctgaactgttttttttttttttatatccatTGTCGTGCATTACACGAGGTTCGTTGTATAGAGGTTGCCCCGGTGCCCTTTATGAACTATAGACAAGACACCTTTCTTATATATGCATTAAAATTAAGGGCAGGTTATTGGTAATGTGGTGACTAAGTGCGATGGGTATGAATTATTTACGGCTGTAGCAGTAAATTACGCACGCAAACAATCCGGGGTGTTACAAAAGTGTTTTACAAATGGCGTACCATTTAGGCCACTGCCTTGGTAAAATTAAATATATGTCACAAAGAtcaaatttagccaaagtgagggggacattaaagggaccctgaaacgattttgtacaaacgtactgactcgttagagtaggtccttctgatcattaattgacgcatctaagcgctccacgtaaagcgtgtaatttattataaggttttaaaaatgtacatcgctaccgattgcagcacgccaagcggctgatttttgtgcccagatgacgcgatttgcccagaatacgtcactgggccagctatccgattggctgcccagggcgcgtcatcgataatttttccagcattttggtgaacaaatgttgtttgtaatagtttagatgttagttaatttgtttctataaaaggaaagtgacagaaaaagaatgcgcaaggacatgtatcactacacaaaaagcactttcggcccacagcaagtgtcgtctgcttgtgttacgtgctccgtgttgacgagagctgcgcggtcagtgttggtcttgttctttgtTTTCGCGAACACCACgattcgcccttgttgcgttgtgggctacaaacgtagcgatcggcgacatgtcaagcgacatgacatcgtgccccgctgcaaggcagcagacgagcggagtggctgcagcgcatcggacttgcggtatccaaaccaatccaaacggcgccagcatctacgcgtttgcggccgtcgcttcacgtcgaaggtttgccacaatagagtttagcgtgtctggtattcaagtaaacgcaagcgcaagtgtactggccgctttaccacgttttacgtgatcaACGGAGGTTCAAACATGAACTgcactgcttgcacggtgcagccacctggcggcacaaaccTCAACCAAACACACCGCTAATATAGCAGTTaccaagtttcttttttttttttctactttgctgctggctcaaatttttggcaggagcataatcttgaacacgttgtcatgtttaaaatgttttacacttggttacaggaatattagctctgtttttggctggttaagctctgcaccaccagatggctggaccgcgcatgccgatctaaagcccctcaataaaattcattgaggggctttatgccgatcaggccgctcacgtacgtctacgaagctagTTTACGCCATACAGTTTCACActattatagtgagaaactctatggtttacgcctctggctatccgtcaaaacacccagctcgcctgtggttacgctcggcgctgtgacagaacgctcgcaacgcacgctgcttgatcgctcatctctctcgctggggatcgacggccgggcgcctagcggagaggttggcgacatggaggaaggaaaaaaaaaacttttattttaCCTATTTTTAACCTATTTTTAactataaaaaaatatattttttacctccatggttggcgagccttcgcgcgctagctccaagacaaccggaaatagacgacaacgtacgtcacaacatgacgttagccccgatcactcggcgagcgagttgaggaggaaatgcatggctagggaggaggtaacttgtaatcgttcgtagctctcttaatatgcgatgcttcacttaaattgtgacgcgaatgttttactgtagctgcatcctacgcgtctacaaaatttgtcccaACCGTTTCAGGCACCCTTTAAAGCGAATATGTGTGTGAATTCAAACGCATGTAGATCCCAAATACagacagtacaaaaaaaaaaaaaaaaaaaaaaagaaaaagaaaaaaaaaagctttttttaagTGCTGGAAAGCGTTATATGCGGGCAAAGTTTGAAATGGGCGAGTCATATGGGGGCACCGTTTTAAAAATATGTGGTTTAACTTCAGGCAACTGAAATTCTTAATGTAACTActgctcggaaaaaaaaaaaaaaacaaaaaaaaacagcttcattGGAAATTGGGTTGagattctgcaaggtcgcacaagctgctctctctctttttctttttaatgttctCATAAAAGAAACGGCTTCACGATGCAGTGCCAGTGTGAACGACTTGCTTATAATATGCTAACTTGAATTTTATCTAAAATGCCTAATTTTTGGGGCTTGTTTACGGCTGTCGTGCTGAGACATAAGATTTTATTAGCTTCTTTTTCATTTGGGCCTAGTGTCTGGGAACATATACTTCAAAAGAGTACAAATACAGTCGCTGACCTACTTTACAGCTAAGTTTTTGTAAGGGGACTTCCACGACAGTTTTTGTGCGGTGATGGTGAAGGCCGGTGGTGTCCTGGGTATCAAATGTCTTTGAAGAGCCAGCAACACACAGCCCACACCAGAGTCCCAGATTTGCTTTGAAACGTAATCATCGAGAATTATAGAACTAAAGTTACTTTTCGAATACCTTATATACTCTAAAGGGCAACTTCTTtgcgtgtcttctctctctctttctttcacttccccatccccctccccatatgtgtagggtagcaaactggactaagtctggttaacatccccgccttcccttcctcccttctctctctctctcttctttgcgTGTATACCTTGGCTAGTCATTCGTATTTTGTTTACTCACGTCGCGTTTAACCGGCTTCACTTTGGAGGTCAGTAGCCACGCTAGACCAACTGGACAAGCGCCCACGCACGGAAATTGATATTCTTGTAAAGTAAAGTGGGCCACGCGAACGCCAGCGCGAGCCGCTATGGAGGCGCTGCTGCGTTGATAAAAGACACCGGGCCGTGTGACAAGTTGTGACTGTGCGCTGTGTGACGTAAAATGTATTAGCGGGACGTTGACACCGTGCATGACTATGTACCGTGCATGACTATGCACCGTGCATGACTATGTGCATGACTATGTGACTAAACATTtctatattaaagcgaagctttatatggctagacgaaacgaaaaagcgtctgttagtcgcctgtccacagaaaactatcatcagcagcattggcacgagcgtcgtcgtcttcttccgcagatggctcgttggcacccctcaggcgttgcgctcgtgctcggcacgcgctcgtgccactgctcccgcgttcgtcgtcttcttccacagctggctgcgttgcagctcatcattccagcgtagaatttcacttctgtcatcgtaatggggaggctgcgtttacgggggtatgaaccattgcttacgggggtatgagccattcattgtcttacgtgacggacagatttaattttgaagcaattttatttcgaagaatcgtaggcggcaatggcgggtgaatgctgctaaccacgccgccgagcaaactcgaacAAAAGGCATCGAACgaaagcgacaatggcggaccgccagtgacgtcgttctctccttcgcagccgaacgtgtgcgtaacctcattaagaaacacaaagatgtaaccaataattgagaaatattttaataaaccgtcgggattaacccagtgataaataacggggccgcgcgtttcagcttcgctggttaaccatctgtacagagtgcttgggcggtcattttttattttttgtcttctttttctctcatctCTCGCACCCCCATTTCTCTTCCatggtacagggtagccaaccggagctatactctggttaacgtccctgtctTTACTTtgcctttatctctctctctcttgggagGTCAGCTAGGAGGGGTCCAAATCGAGAAACATTCTGCAGATATCGCGTCTGGGCCTTTTGGCTCAGATCAATTCTACTGTGGGCAGCAAACCAAGCACCTCAGCGTTCGTGTTCCCGCGCGACCAGCGTTTCATCGGCGTTGGCTTCGGCCTCCGCGGACCCGCTGGAGATCCCACCTACTGCTTATCTAGGGGATAGTGCTAATCTAGGGAATAGTGCTAATCTAGGGGATAGGGGATCggattgcgattttttttttttcattgctcgATGTTTCGGACCCGTCGATTACACGGACCTACCCGCGCAACCGGGACACCAAATTCTAGAACCATCGTATAACGACAACCGCAATTTCAGGCGTCGTCATGTGAATATTTTATGAATACACTCCATAAACATTTTTGGTGCCGACCATTCTGGCTGCGAATATGTATACGAGTATAGCAGGGAGCCCGTTGCGAACGTTCCTGCTGAGCGAATCCTGCGTATATTTAGAAACAATTGACATCTTGAGTAAAcaagcaatttttttaaatttttggcAACGATTGTATTATTTCTTAAGTTTTAAGGTTGGCATATGTCTGTGTTTGTTCAAGGAAAGCACGCCTACACGGAGTGACAACGCTACACACCTTTCTTGTGCTGTTCTCTCGGCGCGCGTCTGTCGATAATGGGCTTCCGGATTTTCAAGTGACGACACCAGTCTCTCTTTTCGCTAGTCTTTACATCATTTACATATCGATGCGACATCAttaaatgacccattgagcgagaaagccggcgtctgtaggaGCTAAATGGCACCTAAACTCccgttggctgcgacgccacgtcacaagcgTGCCTCGACAGAGCAGAGGGATGAAATGGGAACCTGCTGAAatgatagcgcgccaggtgttgcgtgaagtgaaagggcatcgccgcgacgccacgtcaccgtCACTATCGGAAGCCGGCGCGCgctccgtatctctctctctcaccgccactgggcttagctgcagCGTGCTCCCCCCGGCCTTggcggccgctgctgcttcctcggcatctcgtcgcgcaggacgtatCGGTGGCATGTGGCGTTGGCaccgtaggctgctgctgcttgctggctcgggcagcaagtgccattactcgcagcgcaaaactcgaaggacagcccagcggcgttcaattagacattaatgctttcgtattcacaactcataaaaagGGCTTAGGCGTTTAAGTGCGCCACCTGCGGCGTATACTCTTTGCAAGTTGCAACACTCCTTGGTTTGCGGCAATCATGGACGGTTAGCGGCGATCATACGGGGCAGGACACGAGTAACACAGAGTCGCAAGAGATCAAGGCACTTCTCTAGAACTCGGTGAGCCTCATGCTCGGGACTACGGTGACACCATCTAGCGATAACACCTTGGATGAAATCGGCTGGATGTGATCATGTGCGGCTACGTTTGCAAGATGCCTTGGCTTCTCTCTCCCTACTGGTCGCCTCATGCTCTGGCTGCTACTTTGGCCGTCAGGAGCGCGTTACAAAAAGTGCATTGACATTtcgactgattgattgattgtttgattgattttATTTGCGCAAGGGTGTCTTGCCATTTTGAACTTCTCATTGCTTATAGCTGTCATAAAATCTGAGAATTGACAAACGAAGCTTGCATGTGCATAATCACGGTCCACTGCAAAAGATACAtttaaattatgggcttttacgtgccaagaccacgatctgatgatgaggcacgctgtatgtgggggacttcggaataattttgactacctgtgATTTTTTTACGTGCACCCATGACCATCTGCGGTAGCTAAGTGACTGTGGCATTACGCCGCTaggcacgaggtcgcgagttcgattccCAGCCATGGCCGGCCGCATCTCtgtgggggcaaaatgcgaaaacgcttgtgtaccgtgcattaatTGGATGCaccgaaccccaggtggtcaaaattaatccagagtcccccactacggcgtgcctcataattagatcgtggttatggcacgtaaaacccataaattaaaaatttaattatagtgcacacaatgcacggttgcacgagcgtttttgcatttcgcccccatcgcaatccggccgccgcggccgagatcgaacccgcgacctcgagctgagcagcgcaacgccgcaCCCACTGGGCTACCGCGCTGGGTGCACTGCAGAAGTTATTGAAGTCCGTTCAAAACGATGCACCGTCACCAGATCCAGCATATAGCGAGCTGCAAGCTAAGATGAGTGTTTCATATGAGTGTATACTTCGTGCATGATCGTTCCATTCGATTCTCACGCACCGCAGGAATAGCAATGGACAAAGAACGAAGCTTTTGGTTGTCGTTCTTGACTCTCTTGGGTGGATTTTGCTTTACTGCTCGTATAGTTAATGAGATCGAGTGTAACTGAGGCTCCTGTTCCTACATCGACATATAGTCGCGGTGGGCCGTCTGTGCAGGCGGGCACCTAAAGAAGAGCTGGAAGACCAAGATATTTCCATTTTGATAACTTAACCGCAAGAAAATCTGGTCATGACTATGTGCCCCCCTAGAGGGACAGTGACATGAATGAAACGACAGCATCAATCAAGACAGAGACCAGATTCAGACAAACAAGAACCTCTTTGGCAATTCTAGGAGCGCAAGGATAACATAAACCAGTTCGTGTTAATTTCTTCTTCTTGGACTTCGGTtcttcgccaaaaaaaaaaaaaattatcgtaaGGCACGTTGGTTTTCGCCGCGCACAGTTATGTCATGACACAACCAAGAGTACACAAAACTTGATGTCCGCTCGATGCTCTGCTTCTGCCGTACAACAGTTCACTGGAGCAGGGGCAGGTTGGCTTTAGGTGTACGCCGTTCAGGACAAGGCACTTGGAAGATGTGAACTGGACATACACCTGTATACAGCTTTGATGCTACTAATATATCTCCAAGTTTTATTTAATTGGCTTGCTTCGCGATTGCGGTGCGCCAGATTCTGCACTCTGGTAGTTTGCATGCCACTGCAAAGACAGCTCAAGAAGCCCGGAAGGCATTCATGCCTTATTTTGATACTGTCAACTGTTGGCGGTTCTTCCAACTTCTCTCACAATCCAGATTGTCGCTCTCTTTACCAGCCTGCACTACGAAATTAGTACAAGGAATTCATCAATGTACCATTCTGTTCCCTGGAGCAATTTACAGCTCCATATATCGACCACGTGTCTAAAGAACGTGAGGCGTCTGGTCCAACCGTGCTAGCTTAGACGGCTGTTTCCGAAATTGTCATGTGCCGCTATATGTTTCTTGTAGTTTGCTCCCGCAGTTCTTTAGAGATCGAAACAAAGCCGCCGCTTTTACCGGCAGGTGATCGAGTTGTTTGTTCGGACTCTATACATACGTGGCATCGCAAACTGAATTCATGACTAGAACCACGCCTGCGAGCTAGAGCAATATGTTCTCAGCTTGCTCCTAGCCTGGGACCCTGTTTATCGAAGCCGACCTGCGGTGAGCTATAGATGAATCAATATATACTGAACGAGAACGTCCTAAACACTTGAGATCAGCAGCGCACCTCCAAAACACCTTTCTGCGCCACGCACTCGGCTTTGTTAAGCGACGCGTACAGTCACTGCAGGCTGCAGGATCACCGTGGCCGCCGGTTCAAGCGCTCTGGTTTCGCATGTGGCTTCCAACGGCCAGCACTAATTCTGGGTTGGGCACAGTGCCCCGTCTCTGTAGCTCTTCGTAGGTGGGCAGATCGGCCGCGTCAGGAGAGGCCGATGAGTCCACCTGGGCACTAGGCCTCGCAGGCGGCGCTCGGCTGGGCCTTGGTGGAACGGGAGGTCTACTAGGCTCGGGAAGTGGCTGTTGAGGTGCCGGGAGCGCGGGCCCAATTCCGCCCCCACCACTGTCCAGGACAGGGGCACGCAAGGTTGGTAGCTCGCAGCCGGAGTTTGTCCAGTCCAGGGACGGGTACTTGATGGCTTCGTCGTAGGGAGGCGGCAGCTCGTTGCGAGGCGTTGCCAACACGAACGGCCGCTCGCGGCCATCTCGGGAGGTCGCCGCTGGCAGCACACCCGTTCCTTCGCACTGCGGCGAGAAATAAAGCAAAATACCGTTGCTGAAGCACTTCGCTCGTGTGAGTCGTTTTACTGGGCATTTAACGAACGCCCTTGCTACGCGTACGTGCGCCCTAGCGACATGCACATTCTTCTGTGCCCTGCCTACGTGTACATAAGACAAAGTGTACTACTCGTCTTATCTACGACTGTTCGTTACTGTTGTCGTAAGTTTGAGCAAGTAGGAATTTCGTATAGGTGGAATGCGCACTGCTGCCCATTGCCATCCcggagcttttttttctttttttgttgcgatagcaaagatatggacactccaggcgcatttttgccgtcggcgtcgccgtgatgttccgtgtatagtccaagggtgataacagcGCCGCTGCGCGCCGCGTGCTGTGtctgcgagtgaaagtgtgcgagggaagccgacgatcgc
This Dermacentor silvarum isolate Dsil-2018 chromosome 6, BIME_Dsil_1.4, whole genome shotgun sequence DNA region includes the following protein-coding sequences:
- the LOC119456877 gene encoding potassium/sodium hyperpolarization-activated cyclic nucleotide-gated channel 4-like isoform X1, with product MVVILWRVYILKRARDQIRRQRRQAAEAFSNPSLVTSLAVASNNVRPRAEVGVSSLTRTTQPSMVARQRHYHYCEGTGVLPAATSRDGRERPFVLATPRNELPPPYDEAIKYPSLDWTNSGCELPTLRAPVLDSGGGGIGPALPAPQQPLPEPSRPPVPPRPSRAPPARPSAQVDSSASPDAADLPTYEELQRRGTVPNPELVLAVGSHMRNQSA
- the LOC119456877 gene encoding potassium/sodium hyperpolarization-activated cyclic nucleotide-gated channel 4-like isoform X2, which gives rise to MVVILWRVYILKRARDQIRRQRRQAAEAFSNPSLVTSLAVASNNVRPRAEVGVSSLTRTTQPSMCEGTGVLPAATSRDGRERPFVLATPRNELPPPYDEAIKYPSLDWTNSGCELPTLRAPVLDSGGGGIGPALPAPQQPLPEPSRPPVPPRPSRAPPARPSAQVDSSASPDAADLPTYEELQRRGTVPNPELVLAVGSHMRNQSA
- the LOC119456877 gene encoding potassium/sodium hyperpolarization-activated cyclic nucleotide-gated channel 4-like isoform X3 produces the protein MVVILWRVYILKRARDQIRRQRRQAAEAFSNPSLVTCEGTGVLPAATSRDGRERPFVLATPRNELPPPYDEAIKYPSLDWTNSGCELPTLRAPVLDSGGGGIGPALPAPQQPLPEPSRPPVPPRPSRAPPARPSAQVDSSASPDAADLPTYEELQRRGTVPNPELVLAVGSHMRNQSA